One Glycine max cultivar Williams 82 chromosome 6, Glycine_max_v4.0, whole genome shotgun sequence DNA segment encodes these proteins:
- the LOC100500231 gene encoding Ubiquitin-conjugating enzyme E2 36-like yields the protein MANSNLPRRIIKETQRLLSEPAPGISASPSEENMRYFNVMILGPTQSPYEGGVFKLELFLPEEYPMAAPKVRFLTKIYHPNIDKLGRICLDILKDKWSPALQIRTVLLSIQALLSAPNPDDPLSENIAKHWKSNEAEAVETAKEWTQLYASGA from the exons ATGGCCAACAGCAACCTCCCTCGAAGAATCATCAAG GAAACGCAGCGTTTGCTCAGTGAGCCAG CACCTGGTATTAGTGCCTCCCCCTCTGAAGAGAATATGCGATATTTCAATGTGATGATCCTTGGGCCTACCCAGTCGCCTTATGAAG GAGGCGTTTTCAAGTTAGAACTATTTTTGCCAGAAGAATATCCAATGGCTGCTCCAAAG GTTAGGtttctaacaaaaatatatcatcCGAACATTGATAAG CTTGGCAGGATATGTCTTGATATTCTGAAAGATAAGTGGAGTCCTGCACTTCAGATACGCACTGTTCTATTAAG CATTCAAGCTCTATTGAGTGCACCAAACCCAGATGATCCACTTTCTGAGAACATTGCCAAGCATTGGAAATCTAATGAGGCCGAGGCTGTCGAAACAG CGAAGGAATGGACCCAATTATATGCTAGTGGCGCCTGA